In Pedobacter sp. WC2423, the following are encoded in one genomic region:
- a CDS encoding helix-turn-helix domain-containing protein, whose product MANQQIQRIKSISEYHRLRGLHQPEHPLISLMDYAAMKNSPDNNKISWVYDFYFIALKKNMNAKFKYGQQDYDFDEGVMFFIAPGQVFRIEVVQDAPDKSGWMLLIHPDFLWNFTLATTIKKYEYFSYSVHEALFLSEKEEAVVSGVIQNIQQEYHANIDTFSQQIIISQIEVLLNYSQRFYHRQFITRRIANHKVLNQLEALLDQHFSSNAMIEGLPTVQYIAGQLNLSPDYLSTILKVTTGLNTQQHIHEKLIEKAKEKLAGTVMSVSEIAYELGFEHSQSFSKLFKSKTNLSPKEFRQSLS is encoded by the coding sequence ATGGCTAACCAACAAATACAACGTATAAAATCCATCAGCGAATATCACCGGCTCAGGGGCCTGCATCAACCTGAGCATCCATTAATCAGCTTGATGGACTATGCGGCCATGAAAAATTCACCCGACAACAACAAAATAAGCTGGGTATATGATTTCTATTTCATTGCCTTGAAGAAAAATATGAATGCCAAATTCAAATATGGCCAGCAGGATTATGATTTTGACGAAGGTGTTATGTTTTTTATTGCTCCGGGACAAGTTTTCAGGATTGAAGTGGTCCAGGATGCCCCGGATAAATCAGGATGGATGTTATTGATCCATCCTGACTTTTTATGGAATTTTACACTGGCAACCACTATAAAAAAATATGAATATTTTAGCTATTCTGTTCATGAGGCTTTGTTTCTATCAGAAAAAGAAGAGGCTGTAGTTTCGGGTGTTATCCAAAACATTCAGCAAGAGTATCATGCTAATATTGATACATTCAGCCAGCAAATTATCATTTCTCAAATCGAAGTGCTGCTGAATTATTCCCAACGTTTTTATCACCGCCAGTTTATTACCCGCAGAATTGCAAATCACAAAGTTCTGAATCAACTGGAAGCTTTACTGGATCAGCATTTCAGCAGTAATGCGATGATCGAAGGACTACCTACCGTTCAATATATTGCGGGGCAGCTTAATCTTTCCCCTGATTATTTAAGCACTATACTGAAAGTAACTACCGGTCTTAATACGCAACAGCATATACACGAAAAACTGATAGAAAAGGCAAAGGAAAAACTAGCGGGCACTGTGATGTCTGTAAGCGAGATCGCTTATGAATTAGGATTTGAACATTCACAGTCCTTTAGCAAGTTGTTTAAGTCCAAAACCAATCTCTCGCCAAAGGAGTTCCGGCAATCCCTGAGTTAA